The Vitis riparia cultivar Riparia Gloire de Montpellier isolate 1030 chromosome 3, EGFV_Vit.rip_1.0, whole genome shotgun sequence genome includes a region encoding these proteins:
- the LOC117911878 gene encoding uncharacterized protein LOC117911878, with amino-acid sequence MADEKLQAISRTLRSIQPAHYLFRVESMSVLLDTSIEKYESGSFEVGGYKWRLCLYPNGNKRSDGDGHISLYLVISDTQNLPLGWEVTVSFKLFVFNHIHEEYLTVQDTDGKVRHFNVMKTQCGFAQFLPLDVLTDPCNGYLMDDSCIFGAEVFVIKYSGKGECLSMIKEPDDGTFTWMIENFSRLKQEAIYSEIFTVKDFKWKLALYPKGNYKAKNKSLSLFLELANRGTLHHQRKLYTQFELLVKEQCDGGHVKPSHVKLNGQTWFSDSIKDWGFSNMISLSDLKDKSNHFILNDTLIVEAKIMLMMHSKNI; translated from the exons ATGGCGGACGAAAAACTACAAG CAATATCAAGAACATTAAGATCTATCCAACCAGCCCATTACTTATTCAGGGTAGAGTCTATGTCAGTGCTTCTGGACACGAGCATTGAAAAATATGAATCAGGGTCATTCGAAGTGGGTGGCTACAAATG GAGATTGTGTCTCTACCCAAATGGGAATAAAAGAAGTGATGGGGACGGTCACATCTCCCTCTATTTAGTAATATCAGATACTCAAAATCTTCCTCTCGGGTGGGAGGTTACTGTAAGCTTCAAATTGTTTGTCTTTAATCATATACATGAAGAGTACTTAACTGTCCAAG ATACTGATGGGAAGGTAAGGCACTTCAATGTGATGAAGACTCAATGTGGGTTTGCTCAGTTTCTTCCACTGGATGTTCTCACGGATCCTTGTAATGGATACTTGATGGATGACTCCTGCATTTTCGGAGcagaagtttttgttattaagtATAGTGGCAAAGGGGAGTGTCTTTCCATGATAAAGGAACCTGACGATGGTACTTTCACTTGGATGATTGAGAATTTCTCCAGACTGAAACAGGAAGCCATTTACTCTGAAATATTCACTGTTAAAGATTTCAAATG GAAGTTGGCTCTCTACCCCAAAGGAAATTATAAGGCAAAGAACAAAAGCCTGTCCCTCTTTCTAGAGCTGGCTAATCGTGGAACACTTCATCATCAAAGGAAATTGTATACTCAATTCGAGTTGTTGGTAAAGGAGCAATGCGATGGTGGACATGTTAAACCATCGCATGTTAAATTAAATG GTCAGACTTGGTTCTCTGACTCGATCAAAGATTGGGGTTTTTCTAATATGATCTCTCTGAGTGATCTCAAGGACAAATCCAACCACTTCATATTAAATGATACTTTGATAGTCGAAGCAAAGATTATGCTCATGATGCATTCGAAGAATATCTAA
- the LOC117911658 gene encoding uncharacterized protein LOC117911658, whose translation MADEKPPVVAEKTLHPTSLCKTTSISRTLRSIQPAHYLFKVESLSVLLNTDIEKYESGSFEVGGYKWSLCIYPNGNKKSDGEGHISLYLEISDAQNLPLGWEVTVNFKLFVFNRIHEKYLTVQDADGKVRRFNAMKTRCGFAQFLSLDVLKDPCNGYLMDDSCIFGAEVFVIKYSGKGESLSMIKDPVDGTFTWKIENFSALNQEVLYSEIFTVKDFKCRKLVLYPKGNNKAKNKSLSLFLELTNRETLHQRKLYTAFELLIKDQCTDENIKPSHDKSNAKVWFCDTIENWGFPNMVSLSDLNDKSKDFLLNDSLIVEAKISLMMHSKNISSTPSAVFFPSKSTLPTHFIQSFGDQRFPAMADEKPPVVAEKTLHPTSIFNSTTSISRTLRSIKPAHYLFRVESVSVLLNTDIEKYESGSFKVGGYRWRLCLYPNGNKKSGGKDHISLYLEISDAQKLPVGWEVTVNFKLFVFNHIHEKYLTVQDADGKVRDFNVMKSRCGFAQFLSLDVLKDPCNGYLMDDSCIFGAEVFVIKYSGKGECLSMIKDPDDGTFTWVIENFSTLNEEVLYSETFTIKEIKWKLSLYPKGNGKAKNKSLCLFLELADCETLHHQRKLYTEFELLIKDQCNDENVEPSHVKSNAKVWFRDTIENWGFHNMVSLSDLNDKSKYFLLNDSLIVEAKISLMMHSKNIS comes from the exons ATGGCGGATGAAAAACCACCAG TTGTGGCAGAGAAGACCTTGCATCCTACCTCTCTCTGTAAGACCACTT CAATATCAAGAACATTAAGATCTATCCAGCCAGCCCATTACTTATTCAAGGTCGAATCTCTGTCAGTGCTTCTGAACACagatattgaaaaatatgaatCAGGTTCATTTGAAGTGGGTGGCTACAAATG GAGCTTGTGTATCTACCCAAATGGGAATAAAAAAAGTGACGGGGAAGGTCACATCTCCCTCTATTTAGAAATATCAGACGCTCAAAATCTTCCTCTTGGGTGGGAGGTTACTGTCAACTTCAAATTGTTTGTGTTTAATCGTATACATGAAAAGTACTTAACTGTCCAAG ATGCTGATGGGAAGGTAAGGCGCTTCAATGCGATGAAGACTCGATGTGGGTTTGCTCAGTTTCTTTCACTGGATGTTCTCAAGGACCCTTGTAATGGATACTTGATGGATGATTCTTGCATTTTTGGAGCAGaggtttttgttattaaatatagTGGCAAAGGGGAGAGTCTTTCCATGATAAAGGATCCTGTCGATGGTACTTTCACTTGGAAGATTGAGAATTTCTCCGCACTGAATCAGGAAGTCCTATACTCTGAAATATTCACCGTAAAAGATTTCAAATG CAGGAAGTTGGTTCTCTACCCCAAAGGAAATAATAAGGCAAAGAACAAAAGCCTGTCCCTCTTTCTAGAGCTGACTAATCGTGAAACACTTCATCAAAGGAAATTGTATACTGCATTCGAGTTGTTGATAAAGGATCAATGCACTGATGAAAATATTAAGCCATCGCATGATAAATCAAATG CTAAGGTTTGGTTCTGTGACACAATCGAAAATTGGGGTTTTCCTAATATGGTATCTCTGAGTGATCTCAATGACAAATCCAAAGACTTCTTATTAAATGATAGTTTGATAGTCGAAGCCAAGATTTCGCTCATGATGCATTCGAAGAATATCTCA TCAACCCCTTCTGCAGTTTTCTTCCCATCTAAGTCTACTTTACCAACTCATTTCATACAATCTTTTGGGGATCAGAGGTTTCCAGCCATGGCGGATGAAAAACCACCAG TCGTGGCAGAGAAGACCTTGCATCCTACCTCTATCTTTAACAGTACCACTT CAATATCAAGAACATTAAGATCTATCAAACCAGCCCATTACTTATTCAGGGTAGAATCTGTGTCAGTGCTTCTGAACACagatattgaaaaatatgaatCAGGTTCATTTAAAGTGGGTGGCTACAGATG GAGATTGTGCCTCTACCCAAATGGGAATAAAAAAAGTGGTGGGAAAGATCACATCTCCCTCTATTTAGAAATATCAGATGCTCAAAAGCTTCCTGTTGGGTGGGAGGTTACTGTCAACTTCAAATTGTTTGTGTTTAATCATATACATGAGAAGTACTTAACTGTCCAAG ATGCTGATGGGAAGGTAAGGGACTTCAATGTGATGAAGTCTCGATGTGGGTTTGCTCAGTTTCTTTCACTGGATGTTCTCAAGGATCCTTGTAATGGATACTTGATGGATGATTCTTGCATTTTCGGAGCAGaggtttttgttattaaatacaGTGGCAAAGGGGAGTGTCTTTCAATGATAAAGGATCCCGATGATGGTACTTTCACTTGGGTGATTGAGAATTTCTCCACACTGAATGAGGAAGTCCTATACTCTGAAACATTCACtattaaagaaatcaaatg GAAGTTGAGTCTCTACCCAAAAGGTAATGGTAAAGCAAAGAACAAAAGCCTGTGCCTCTTTCTAGAGCTGGCTGATTGTGAAACACTTCATCATCAAAGGAAATTGTATACGGAATTCGAGTTGTTGATAAAGGATCAATGCAATGATGAAAATGTTGAACCATCGCATGTTAAATCAAATG